CCGGCGTGGGCGTGGCCGTCGGCGTCGGGGTCATGGTCGGGGTAGGAGTGGGCGATGCCACGACCATGGCGATGGGGGTGCCGGCCACAAGCGTCTTCCCATCACCGCCGGCGATAGCCACTTCCACCACATACTCGCCCGGCTCCTGCGGCGCCACCCAGTCATAGACCGGCTGATCCAGGGGGCGGGATTCGGAAACCAGCGGTTCGCCGCTGGACTTGCGCACCGTCCAGGTAGCGAGCAGTGGGTTGGCGCCCGGTTTGGCGCCCGGCGCGGCGGCGTACTGTTGGAGCACCGGCCAGATCAGCTCGTCGTTCTGCTCGCCGGCCAGATGCTCCACCGCCACGCCCCGCAGGTTATAGCTGGCCAGCAGGCTGGTCTTATGGGCCAGGCTGGCGGCGTTCTCCAGATAAACCGTGCGCCGCTGGCCGGCGGAGTCCGTATAGCTGAACACATACGTGCCCAGCGCTTCGTCAAACTTCACCCCGCCGGACTCCCGCGCCGCCTTCAGCGCGAAGGCCACATGTTGGCCAGGGTTGATGACGTTGGAGCCGCTCACCTCCACCTGGGTGAAGGCCGCCAGCGCCTGGGCGTACGGGATGGCCGTGTACGTATTCCCCACCTGCTCCACGCTGTAGGCAGACAGGATGGGCTGTAGTTTGAAGCGATCCACCTGGCCCACCGCCCAGCTCAGGAACTGCTCCATCTGGCCGCCGGCGCGCCAGGCGTCCGGATTCGGAAGGCCTTCCACGCGGAAGATATCCGCGGCCATGCCCAGCGCCACCCAGTCATAGGCGCCGGTATCCCAGCGGTCCTCGGCGATCTGCACCGGCGGGTCCACGCGCACCGACAGCAGTTTGCCGTTGGCGTGCAGGCCGTCGGAAAGCTCCGCGATGAACTCGCGGAACTCGGCCCGCAGGTCCGGGCTGACCCCGCGATAGTACACCTCGACGCCGGCGAAGTCATGATTGACGGCCAGGCTGACCAGCGCCTGCACATGGGCTTGGCGCGCCTGCTCAGAGATGAGCATATTATCGGTCAGGTCACTGCGCACCACGCCGTCCGGCCCCCAGTTGCGCACGGTGGGGATGACGTGCACGCCGGCCTGGCGCGCCGCATCCACCGAGGCCGGCAGGTCGCCCACCACGCTCCCGTCATCGGCCATATAGAGGCCCTGGGGGAAGACCTCGCTGGCGGAACTCAGCATATTGGCCGGCAGGGCCGCCTCCCCCTCCAGGTCAATGCCCACCGATGGGGCGCGCGCATCCGTCTGGAAGACGGCAAAGGCCTCCGGCAGCCAGTCCACGTGCGACTCGATGACATCATCCTCGACGATGATGTTGTGCGGGAGCCAGGTCCAGGCGTCATCCTGCCAGGCATAGATGTCCAGGGTGGAATAAGGCTCTGAATCGTTGGGAATGGGGATAGTCAGGATGGCCTGAGAGGGCATGCTCCCCCGCAGGGCAACCTGATAGAGCGGACTGCGCATGACGAGATATTCGGGAATGCTTTCTGCGGCCTTGCGCAGGGCGCGGCCGGCGGAACCCTCCAGGAACTCCAGACGCGGGATAGATGTGAGCCGGACGCGCACGGGCGCCTGCAGTCCTTCTGCCGGCAGGGTCACCTGTGTGCCGTCCGGGTCCACCACCGAGCCGCCGCCCATTGCGATGGGGGCAAAGCCGGCCTCAAACAGGCGTTCACGCAGGGAAATCGGCGGAAGCAGTAAGCTTGCCGCCAGCAAGGCCGGGATGACCACCAGATTGATGATCCAACCGGTCCATTTGCTCTCCAAGAGTTGCTCTAACATGCTCCCAATACCGCGGGATTGCGTGCTATCCATCATGACCTCCTGATGCGTTCATCCTCTTCGAAGTGGTTCACCGCGCGCCGGCACGCGGCAAACGACTGCGCCGGCGGGCGCGATGGCAAATGGGCATGGGCGTCCCGTGCCATGCGCAGGCGCAATCGAAGGGGGATGGAAATGCCGGCCGGGAAGGGGATTGAAAGGTGTGGAAATGGCGTGAAAGGCCATCCAAAGACCCGGCAGGGACCAGCCCGCCGGGAGAGTGATGCCCTGGTATGTTCACAATGTACGCCCAACCTCCCAAGTTGGCATGAAAGCGATGGCTCCTTCCACTCACGGGCGGTATTCTAGCATAGGCCCCACCTTTTGACAAATGTCCACGCCGCCGAACGTCCGCACAGCGGTTCGCCGGCAGTCCGGAACCGCCCCCCAGGAACGCTTGTCGCGCCGGCCGGCCTGTGGTACAATGCGCAGGACAGCATCCCCAGAACAATCCATCCGTCCCATGAAAGGAGGCGTCAGACATGGAGCTGAAGCTGGTGACCATCGAGAAGCCCGATGAGATCAACTTCATCCTGGGCCAGTCGCATTTCATCAAAACGGTGGAGGACCTGCACGAAGCGCTGGTGACCGCCGTGCCGGGCATCCAGTTCGGCCTGGCGTTCTGCGAGTCCTCCGGGCCGGCGCTGGTGCGCTACAGCGGCACGGACGCGGAGATGATCGAGCTGGCCAAGAAGAATGCGCTGGCGCTCTCCGCCGGCCACAGCTTCATCATCTTCCTGCGCAACGTCTACCCCATCAACGTGCTCAACGCGGTCAAGATGGTGCCGGAGGTGTGCCGCATCTTCTGCGCCACCGCCAACCCGGTGCAGGTCG
This is a stretch of genomic DNA from Anaerolineae bacterium. It encodes these proteins:
- a CDS encoding adenosine-specific kinase; this encodes MELKLVTIEKPDEINFILGQSHFIKTVEDLHEALVTAVPGIQFGLAFCESSGPALVRYSGTDAEMIELAKKNALALSAGHSFIIFLRNVYPINVLNAVKMVPEVCRIFCATANPVQVVIAETEQGRGILGVIDGVKTKGIEGEEDIAWRKQFLRKIGYKLG